The stretch of DNA GCGCTGTCGATGTACCTGGAGAAACACCGGAACCGCGACCCCTTCTGGGGGAAGTAGGCGATCCGGGACTGCGGTCGGACCGTCCGCCCGCGACGACCTCGGCCCGGTCGGCCGCGTCTCACGTCCCGGGCGGCGTTCTGACGTGGTGCCCACACTTCGGGCACTGTCCCTCGTTCATAAATTCCGAGGGGCCGGTCCCGGTCGCCTCGTTGTAGCTGAAGCTGTGGCCGCAGTTCGGGCAGGTCTCCGAGCGCCGTGTCATACGGGACCGTTGGCCGCGGACACACACGAGCCTGGTCCTCGCGTCCGCCGTGCGGTCGCCGGGGTCGCGCCCCGGTAGACGGCGTGTGCGGCCACGGATATTTTGTACTCTGCACCCGTTGCGGGACCCATGAGCGTCTCCGTCGGGAGCCCGATCCGCGTCCTCTGTGTCGACGACGACGAGGCGATGGCCGACGTGACGGCGCGCCGACTGGCGGCGGAGGACGGGGCCTTCGAGCCGGCGACGGCGGTCGGGGCCGACGCGGCGGAGGCACACATCGACGCCGAACCGGTCGACTGCGTCGTCAGCGACTACGACATGCCCGGCCGTGACGGCCTGGACCTGCTGGCGGCCGTCCGCGCCGACCACCCGGACCTCCCGTTCATCCTCTACACGGCGAAGGGGTCCGAGGAGGTCGCCAGCGACGCCATCTCCGCCGGCGTGACCGACTACGTCCAGAAGGACGTCAGCGGCGACCCCCACACGCTGTTGGCCAACCGCGTCCGGCAGGCCGTCGACCGGGCCCGCACCGACCGGGAGATGACGTGGTACCGGACCGTCGTCGAGGCCGTCGACGACTTCGTCTACGCGCTGGACGACGACGGCGTCTTCCAGTTCGTCGCGAACGCGGAGGGCCTGACCGGCTACGAGCCCGAGGAGCTGCTGGGCGAGCGCGTCTCCCTCCTGATGGACGAGGACAGCCGCCAGGCCGCGCGGGACCACATCGACCTCCTTCGGGAGGCCGACCACCGCACGTCGATCCAGTTCGAGCGGGAAGTGACGACCGCCTCGGGTGCGACCGTCCGCTGTGTCGACCACATGGCGTTGCTGCCGGCACCCGAGGGGGAGTTCCGCGGGACGGCCGGCATCGTCCGTCGGCTCACAGACCAGGCCCGCCACCGCGAGGAGCTCCAGCGGGTCGCCGAGACGGTCGCGGCCGACGTGGGCGCTGATCTCGACCGGCTGCGGGCCGCGCTCGACGACGCCGGCGACGGCGACGCCGTCGCGGAGGCCCGCCGGATCGCCGACCGGCTCGACGAGAGCGTCGCCGACCTGGTCGAGACGGTGGAGGCCGAGCCCGAGTAATAATATTTAATTAGCCGGCGCTGCTGCGTGTCGGTACAGTGATCGGAGTCGCCCCCTTCCTCTCGACGGCCGACCTCGTCCTCGCCAGTATCGCCCTGTCGATGCTGCTGGCGGCGTGTGGTGCCGTGGTGACGTCGCTGTCGGTCGTCGGCGCGCTGGCCGCCGGGAGCCTCCCGGCCGGCGGGTCCATCGGCTACGCGCTGTTCTACGATCCGCCGGTCGCCACGGAACGGTAGGTCGTTACTGTGCCGTCGGCGTCGTCTCCTCGCCCATCACCTGCTTGACCTGCAGAGCGGCGGAGGCAGCGATCCCCTGGGCGAGGTCGTCGCGCTCGTCGTCGGAGATGGTCGCGCTCTCGGGGTCCTCGGGCGTGTAGTCGGCGCTGACGACGGAGCCGACCGGCGGCTGGACGGCGATCCTGGCGCGGGGTCCGGCCTCGCCCTCGCTGATCTCGGACCCGACGACGAACTCGCCGGGCAGCAGCTCGCGGGTCCGGGCGGCGACGCCCGCGAGATCGCGGCGCAGCGCCTTCCGTTGGTCCTGCGTGAGCGTCACCGCCTCCGTCTCGTTGCCGAACGGCGTGTTCCCGTACATCGGGGTTCCTGTCCCGGTATGCGGCGTGGTGGTATAAAGCCCGTGGCTCCCGCGAGGGGCTGTCGGTGTCGGCGGTGGAGACGGGACGTCTTCGGACGGCCAGCCGGTGCGCTCCGACTCCCGCCCGGGTGGAAGCGAGTGAGACGCGGGCGCGTTCTCCCCGACCGGCCCGGCGTCTCAGACGACGGGGTGGCTCTCGCCGTAGGTCGCCAGCACGGCCGCCGTGGCGTGGTCGTCGTCGGGCGCGACCGACCGGACGTGGATCTCCTCCTCGACGAACTCCCAGTCCCGGAGGGCCCGGCCAGCGGCCAGCCCCTCGCGGATCTCCGCCCGGACCGCGTCGGGGTCGACACCCTCGACCTCGTAGAAGATCCCGGGGCCGTCGCCGGTGCGCGCCCAGCCGACGCCGGCGGCCGCGCGCTCGCCGGGCGCGGCGGTGGCCGCCGACTGGACGACCTCCAGGGCCTCGCCGGGCGGCCCGAGGTCGGGGGCCGTCCCGACCACCTCGACGGCCGGGCCGGCGGGGATGACCGACGAGAGGGTGAGGAGGTTGTAGTTGTGGACCCCCGCCTCGGCGAGCGCGGCGTCGTAGGACGAGAGTGCCGTCGGGCCGGTGGCGGTCCCCCAGACGACCCGGATGGTGCTCATACCTCGCACTCGACGACCCGGGCGGTAAGGGATTTCGCTTCGCTACGCCGGCGTGAGCGCGTAA from Haloarcula litorea encodes:
- a CDS encoding response regulator, producing the protein MSVSVGSPIRVLCVDDDEAMADVTARRLAAEDGAFEPATAVGADAAEAHIDAEPVDCVVSDYDMPGRDGLDLLAAVRADHPDLPFILYTAKGSEEVASDAISAGVTDYVQKDVSGDPHTLLANRVRQAVDRARTDREMTWYRTVVEAVDDFVYALDDDGVFQFVANAEGLTGYEPEELLGERVSLLMDEDSRQAARDHIDLLREADHRTSIQFEREVTTASGATVRCVDHMALLPAPEGEFRGTAGIVRRLTDQARHREELQRVAETVAADVGADLDRLRAALDDAGDGDAVAEARRIADRLDESVADLVETVEAEPE
- a CDS encoding DUF5811 family protein, with the translated sequence MYGNTPFGNETEAVTLTQDQRKALRRDLAGVAARTRELLPGEFVVGSEISEGEAGPRARIAVQPPVGSVVSADYTPEDPESATISDDERDDLAQGIAASAALQVKQVMGEETTPTAQ
- a CDS encoding pyruvoyl-dependent arginine decarboxylase, with the translated sequence MSTIRVVWGTATGPTALSSYDAALAEAGVHNYNLLTLSSVIPAGPAVEVVGTAPDLGPPGEALEVVQSAATAAPGERAAAGVGWARTGDGPGIFYEVEGVDPDAVRAEIREGLAAGRALRDWEFVEEEIHVRSVAPDDDHATAAVLATYGESHPVV